In a single window of the Xylanimonas protaetiae genome:
- a CDS encoding S1C family serine protease: MPELPQPVQTVSAPHPQAQVTQELHPQQQATAPYPQQYGQRTQPQYGQYAQHYGYAPYGQHPQQHTAPVPPRAPYPQQGAQQPPAPQGAAFGNPYATASAGSPGEPGEPGTPSGRRERKPRGWVPVVSAAAIAAILASGGTALAVNAMNDGTRTASIEQIGDPGRVDTAPVKDSTVTNPDWEAVTAAVAQSVVSIQTSSQQGTSLGSGLILDTDGHVLTNNHVVSGAQDNKVQVTLSDGRIFDADIVGTDPTTDLAVVKLENPPSGLRPVALGDSDTLTVGAPVLAVGNPLGLANTATTGIISALDRPVSAQGENTQEPVTTNAIQIDAAINPGNSGGPLFNAQGQVIGITSSIASLSSGGLTGSGQSGSIGLGFAIPVNLAKNVSSQLIANGSAEHAFIGVSMQDGTATADGVTRRGGQVMNVVAGSPAAAAGLQTGDVIVAIGDQPVNGASALTGFVREHQAGQKVTLTVVRDGKAIQVDVTLAVRDESSQQQEPQQPQQPQAPNQGDQPNQGSGDGSTQGGGLWDWLFGGN, encoded by the coding sequence GTGCCCGAGCTGCCGCAGCCCGTCCAGACCGTGAGCGCGCCCCACCCGCAGGCCCAGGTGACGCAGGAGCTCCACCCGCAGCAGCAGGCCACGGCGCCCTACCCGCAGCAGTACGGCCAGCGCACGCAGCCGCAGTACGGCCAGTACGCCCAGCACTACGGCTACGCCCCGTACGGGCAGCACCCGCAGCAGCACACGGCCCCCGTGCCGCCGCGTGCCCCGTACCCGCAGCAGGGTGCGCAGCAGCCGCCGGCCCCGCAGGGCGCGGCCTTCGGCAACCCGTACGCCACGGCGTCGGCAGGCTCGCCCGGCGAGCCGGGCGAGCCCGGCACGCCGTCCGGGCGCCGGGAGCGCAAGCCGCGCGGCTGGGTCCCCGTGGTCAGCGCGGCCGCCATCGCGGCGATCCTGGCCAGCGGTGGCACCGCCCTCGCCGTCAACGCGATGAACGACGGCACGCGGACGGCGTCGATCGAGCAGATCGGCGACCCGGGCCGCGTCGACACCGCCCCGGTCAAGGACTCGACCGTGACGAACCCGGACTGGGAGGCGGTCACGGCCGCCGTCGCGCAGTCGGTCGTCTCGATCCAGACGAGCAGCCAGCAGGGCACCTCGCTCGGCTCGGGCCTCATCCTCGACACCGACGGCCACGTCCTGACGAACAACCACGTCGTCTCGGGCGCCCAGGACAACAAGGTCCAGGTCACGCTGTCCGACGGCCGCATCTTCGACGCCGACATCGTCGGCACCGACCCGACCACCGACCTCGCCGTCGTCAAGCTGGAGAACCCGCCGAGCGGCCTGCGCCCCGTGGCCCTCGGCGACTCGGACACGCTGACCGTCGGCGCCCCGGTGCTCGCCGTCGGCAACCCGCTCGGCCTGGCCAACACCGCGACGACGGGCATCATCTCCGCGCTCGACCGCCCCGTGTCCGCGCAGGGCGAGAACACGCAGGAGCCCGTGACCACCAACGCGATCCAGATCGACGCGGCCATCAACCCCGGCAACTCGGGCGGCCCGCTGTTCAACGCGCAGGGCCAGGTCATCGGCATCACGTCGTCGATCGCGAGCCTCTCGAGCGGCGGCCTGACGGGCAGCGGCCAGTCCGGCTCGATCGGCCTCGGGTTCGCCATCCCGGTGAACCTCGCCAAGAACGTCAGCAGCCAGCTCATCGCGAACGGCTCCGCGGAGCACGCGTTCATCGGCGTGAGCATGCAGGACGGCACCGCCACCGCCGACGGCGTCACGCGCCGCGGCGGCCAGGTCATGAACGTCGTGGCGGGCTCGCCCGCGGCCGCCGCCGGCCTCCAGACGGGCGACGTCATCGTCGCGATCGGCGACCAGCCGGTCAACGGCGCCTCGGCGCTGACGGGCTTCGTCCGCGAGCACCAGGCGGGCCAGAAGGTCACCCTGACCGTGGTGCGCGACGGCAAGGCGATCCAGGTCGACGTGACCCTCGCCGTGCGCGACGAGTCGTCGCAGCAGCAGGAGCCGCAGCAGCCGCAACAGCCGCAGGCCCCGAACCAGGGCGACCAGCCGAACCAGGGGTCGGGCGACGGCTCGACCCAGGGCGGCGGCCTGTGGGACTGGCTGTTCGGCGGCAACTGA
- a CDS encoding 1,4-dihydroxy-2-naphthoate polyprenyltransferase, with the protein MATPAEWVAGARPRTLPAAASPVLVGSGAAALAGGFSAGRALLALGVALALQVGVNYANDYSDGVRGTDLDRVGPLRLTASGLARPGHVKAAAFAAFGVAAVLGLLLTWLSGQWWLLAVGAAAIVAAWYYTGGKRPYGYAGLGEVGVFVFFGLVATLGTTFTQAGRVTGPSVLGAVGVGLIACALLMVNNLRDIPTDVVAGKRTLAVRLGDARARQAYVTMLGVPLLLGALAGIWSPWALGVLLLSLPAVLLSLPVLAGARGKLLVPVLAGTGMYELAYGVLLAVGLALGA; encoded by the coding sequence ATGGCCACCCCTGCCGAGTGGGTCGCCGGGGCCCGCCCCCGCACCCTGCCCGCCGCCGCCTCGCCCGTGCTCGTGGGCTCCGGGGCCGCGGCCCTCGCCGGCGGGTTCTCGGCAGGCCGGGCGCTGCTCGCCCTCGGCGTGGCGCTCGCGCTCCAGGTGGGCGTCAACTACGCCAACGACTACTCCGACGGCGTGCGCGGCACCGACCTCGACCGCGTCGGCCCGCTGCGCCTGACGGCGTCGGGCCTGGCCCGGCCGGGGCACGTCAAGGCGGCCGCGTTCGCGGCGTTCGGCGTCGCGGCCGTGCTCGGCCTGCTGCTGACGTGGCTGAGCGGCCAGTGGTGGCTGCTCGCCGTCGGCGCGGCCGCGATCGTGGCAGCCTGGTACTACACGGGCGGCAAGCGCCCGTACGGGTACGCGGGGCTGGGCGAGGTGGGCGTCTTCGTGTTCTTCGGCCTCGTGGCCACGCTGGGCACCACGTTCACGCAGGCCGGGCGCGTCACCGGCCCGTCGGTGCTCGGCGCCGTCGGCGTCGGGCTCATCGCGTGCGCGCTGCTCATGGTCAACAACCTGCGCGACATCCCCACCGACGTCGTCGCGGGCAAGCGCACGCTGGCCGTGCGGCTGGGGGACGCGCGGGCGCGCCAGGCGTACGTGACGATGCTCGGGGTGCCGCTGCTGCTCGGCGCCCTGGCCGGGATCTGGTCGCCCTGGGCGCTCGGGGTGCTGCTGCTCAGCCTGCCGGCGGTGCTGCTGTCGCTGCCCGTCCTGGCGGGCGCCCGCGGCAAGCTGCTGGTCCCGGTCCTGGCGGGCACGGGCATGTACGAGCTGGCCTACGGGGTCCTGCTGGCGGTCGGCCTGGCGCTGGGCGCCTGA
- a CDS encoding o-succinylbenzoate synthase translates to MTRGPVPSPVVWSTPLRTRFRGLDTRDGVLLRGDAGWGELSPFWDYDDAESAPWLRCAREAADVGWPAPVRSAVPVNVTVPAVGPEQARAIVLASGGCRTAKVKVAQRSLPGGASLHAVDGSRPGELEPVAAEVERVAAVREAFAELYGPGVGRIRVDANGGWTVAEAVAHLREIDAAAGGLEYAEQPCATVEELAALRRLVDVPVAADESIRRASDPLRVVALDAADVVVLKVQPLGGVRACLDLAEQVGLPVVVSSALESSVGLAAGVALAAALPELPYACGLATSQLFAHDVVADPLLPVDGALPVLPAGDPRLEPDAAALAGAAPSDAVRARWHDRAARLGALLDAAPAVPSADREGAR, encoded by the coding sequence GTGACTCGCGGTCCTGTGCCCTCGCCCGTCGTCTGGTCGACGCCGCTGCGGACCCGGTTCCGCGGCCTCGACACGCGCGACGGCGTGCTGCTCCGCGGCGACGCCGGCTGGGGCGAGCTGAGCCCCTTCTGGGACTACGACGACGCCGAGTCCGCCCCCTGGCTGCGCTGCGCGCGCGAGGCCGCCGACGTCGGCTGGCCCGCCCCCGTGCGCTCCGCCGTCCCCGTCAACGTGACCGTGCCCGCCGTCGGGCCCGAGCAGGCGCGCGCCATCGTGCTCGCCTCCGGCGGGTGCCGCACCGCGAAGGTCAAGGTCGCCCAGCGCTCCCTGCCCGGCGGCGCCTCCCTGCACGCCGTCGACGGGTCGCGCCCGGGCGAGCTCGAGCCCGTCGCGGCCGAGGTGGAGCGCGTCGCCGCGGTCCGCGAGGCCTTCGCCGAGCTCTACGGCCCCGGCGTCGGCCGCATCCGCGTGGACGCCAACGGCGGCTGGACCGTCGCCGAGGCCGTCGCGCACCTGCGCGAGATCGACGCCGCCGCCGGCGGGCTGGAGTACGCCGAGCAGCCCTGCGCCACCGTCGAGGAGCTCGCCGCGCTGCGCCGGCTCGTCGACGTGCCCGTCGCCGCCGACGAGTCGATCCGCCGCGCGTCCGACCCGTTGCGCGTCGTCGCGCTCGACGCCGCCGACGTCGTCGTGCTCAAGGTGCAGCCGCTCGGCGGCGTGCGCGCCTGCCTCGACCTCGCCGAGCAGGTCGGTCTGCCCGTCGTCGTGTCGTCCGCGCTGGAGTCCTCCGTCGGCCTCGCGGCCGGGGTGGCGCTCGCGGCCGCGCTGCCCGAGCTGCCGTACGCGTGCGGGCTCGCGACGTCGCAGCTCTTCGCCCACGACGTCGTCGCCGACCCGCTGCTGCCCGTCGACGGGGCGCTGCCCGTGCTCCCCGCCGGCGACCCGCGCCTGGAGCCGGACGCCGCCGCCCTCGCCGGTGCCGCGCCCTCCGACGCGGTGCGCGCCCGCTGGCACGACCGCGCCGCGCGGCTCGGCGCGCTGCTCGACGCGGCCCCGGCCGTGCCGTCCGCGGACCGGGAGGGGGCGCGGTGA
- a CDS encoding AMP-binding protein: MEHAPLPASVGTIARQLRGALDGGPALAPLARLHAGDLPDGTAVVVRTSGSTGTPREVALTAAALRASATATHERLGGPGRWVLSLPATHVAGVQVVMRSLLAADAGVPTPLVAAEPGARFTPDGLAALLAPALVDDAPVHVSLVPTQLHRVLAAADDGAPAGLEALARCGSVLLGGAATPPPLLARALALGVPVVRTYGMSETAGGCVYDGVPLTGVRLRLAAAGGPGVVEIAGPTLAACYVGDPDATAAVFRTDDDGTRWFRTSDLGTLDAGVLAVLGRADDVVVTGGVNVAPAAVEAVLAEVLPGVLGVRGAEVCVVGVPDAEWGQALVAVVATQDAPSGAFAPLPPEVLAPVRAAVAARLGAPSAPRRVYVTGSLPLRGPGKVDRRAVAEAAAAH; this comes from the coding sequence GTGGAACACGCGCCTCTGCCCGCCAGCGTCGGGACGATCGCGCGCCAGCTGCGCGGCGCGCTCGACGGCGGGCCGGCACTCGCCCCGCTCGCCCGGCTGCACGCCGGCGACCTCCCGGACGGCACCGCCGTCGTGGTGCGGACGTCCGGCTCGACGGGCACGCCGCGCGAGGTCGCGCTCACCGCCGCGGCCCTGCGCGCGTCCGCGACGGCCACGCACGAGCGGCTCGGCGGCCCCGGCCGCTGGGTGCTGTCGCTGCCCGCCACGCACGTGGCCGGCGTCCAGGTGGTCATGCGCTCGCTGCTCGCCGCCGACGCCGGAGTCCCGACGCCCCTCGTCGCCGCGGAGCCCGGCGCGCGCTTCACGCCGGACGGCCTCGCCGCCCTGCTCGCGCCGGCGCTCGTCGACGACGCGCCCGTCCACGTCTCCCTGGTCCCCACGCAGCTGCACCGCGTGCTCGCGGCCGCCGACGACGGGGCGCCCGCAGGGCTCGAGGCCCTGGCCCGGTGCGGCTCGGTGCTGCTGGGCGGCGCAGCGACGCCGCCCCCGCTCCTGGCCCGCGCGCTCGCGCTCGGCGTGCCCGTGGTGCGCACGTACGGCATGTCCGAGACGGCGGGCGGCTGCGTCTACGACGGCGTCCCGCTGACGGGGGTCCGCCTGCGCCTCGCCGCCGCGGGCGGCCCCGGCGTCGTGGAGATCGCCGGCCCGACGCTCGCCGCCTGCTACGTCGGCGACCCCGACGCGACGGCCGCCGTGTTCCGCACCGACGACGACGGCACCCGCTGGTTCCGCACGTCCGACCTCGGCACGCTCGACGCCGGGGTGCTCGCCGTGCTCGGCCGGGCCGACGACGTCGTCGTCACGGGCGGGGTCAACGTCGCCCCGGCGGCCGTCGAGGCGGTGCTGGCCGAGGTGCTCCCGGGGGTGCTCGGGGTGCGGGGCGCCGAGGTCTGCGTCGTCGGCGTACCCGACGCCGAGTGGGGGCAGGCGCTCGTCGCCGTCGTCGCGACGCAGGACGCGCCGAGCGGGGCGTTCGCGCCGCTGCCCCCCGAGGTGCTGGCCCCGGTGCGCGCCGCCGTCGCGGCTAGGCTGGGGGCGCCGTCGGCCCCGCGACGGGTCTACGTCACCGGCTCCCTGCCGCTGCGCGGCCCCGGCAAGGTCGACCGCCGGGCGGTCGCCGAGGCTGCCGCCGCGCACTGA
- a CDS encoding DUF3048 domain-containing protein, producing MTRRPLAALSGVLALALTLSACSADEPAAVTVTATPSPDATRVAPPEPVVPAEPVVWPLTGVETAEVAQRPALAVKVENAREARPLTGLEKADTVWEQTVEGGITRFVAVYQSQLPDTVEPVRSVRPMDAGIVAPLGGLLAFSGGQARFVNEVRDAGVQIVSMDAGNGGFSRDRSRRAPHNVVGNIQTFLGQARDDRKVPPPAQFAFAKPGEPSSAETAGTPASLLDITFSRMQRTKWSWDAASGTWQRSDGDTPSVSSAGVRLAATNVVALTVNQVDTGTVDPSGTAVLETKMVDSGEGFVASAGKTVPVHWSKPAVDAPLLLTAADGSPITLQPGNTWVQLVPKSTGTWTVAP from the coding sequence ATGACGAGGCGACCCCTGGCAGCCCTGAGCGGGGTGCTGGCCCTGGCGCTCACCCTGAGCGCGTGCTCGGCCGACGAGCCCGCCGCCGTGACCGTGACGGCCACCCCGAGCCCCGACGCGACACGCGTCGCCCCGCCGGAGCCGGTGGTGCCCGCCGAGCCGGTCGTGTGGCCGCTCACGGGTGTGGAGACCGCGGAGGTCGCGCAGCGCCCGGCGCTCGCCGTCAAGGTGGAGAACGCGCGCGAGGCACGCCCGCTGACGGGCCTGGAGAAGGCCGACACGGTGTGGGAGCAGACCGTCGAGGGCGGCATCACCCGCTTCGTGGCCGTCTACCAGTCGCAGCTGCCCGACACGGTGGAGCCCGTGCGCTCCGTGCGGCCCATGGACGCCGGCATCGTGGCCCCGCTGGGCGGCCTCCTGGCCTTCTCGGGCGGCCAGGCGCGGTTCGTCAACGAGGTCAGGGACGCGGGCGTCCAGATCGTGTCGATGGACGCCGGGAACGGCGGGTTCTCCCGCGACCGGTCGCGGCGTGCGCCGCACAACGTCGTCGGCAACATCCAGACGTTCCTCGGGCAGGCCCGCGACGACCGCAAGGTGCCGCCGCCCGCCCAGTTCGCGTTCGCGAAGCCGGGCGAGCCGTCGTCCGCGGAGACCGCCGGCACGCCGGCGTCGCTGCTGGACATCACCTTCTCGCGCATGCAGCGCACGAAGTGGAGCTGGGACGCGGCGTCGGGCACGTGGCAGCGCAGCGACGGCGACACCCCGTCCGTCTCGTCGGCCGGCGTGCGCCTGGCCGCGACGAACGTGGTCGCGCTCACGGTGAACCAGGTCGACACCGGCACCGTCGACCCGTCGGGCACCGCCGTGCTGGAGACGAAGATGGTCGACTCCGGCGAGGGCTTCGTCGCCAGCGCGGGCAAGACCGTCCCCGTCCACTGGTCCAAGCCCGCGGTCGACGCCCCGCTGCTGCTGACGGCCGCCGACGGGTCGCCGATCACGCTCCAGCCCGGGAACACGTGGGTGCAGCTCGTCCCCAAGAGCACGGGGACCTGGACGGTCGCCCCCTGA
- a CDS encoding 1,4-dihydroxy-2-naphthoyl-CoA synthase, with protein MSSPLPPRVSETFDPARWRLVAGFEDLTDLTYHRGVERADDGSVTRDLPVVRVAFHRPEVRNAFRPHTVDELYRVLDHARMTSDVGTVLLTGNGPSERDGGWAFCSGGDQRIRGRSGYQYTTAPDGGGEVETRDAVDPARAGRLHILEVQRLIRTMPKVVIAVVDGWAAGGGHSLHVVADLSIACRDHARFKQTDANVGSFDGGYGSAYLARQVGQKRAREIFFLAREYSADDAERWGAVNEVAEHADVEELALEHAAIIATKSPQAIRMLKFAFNLADDGLMGQQVFAGEATRLAYLTDEAVEGRDAFLEKRDPDWSRFPYAF; from the coding sequence GTGAGCAGCCCCCTCCCGCCCCGCGTGTCCGAGACCTTCGACCCCGCCCGCTGGCGGCTCGTGGCGGGCTTCGAGGACCTCACGGACCTCACGTACCACCGGGGCGTCGAGCGCGCCGACGACGGGTCCGTGACGCGCGACCTGCCCGTGGTCCGCGTCGCGTTCCACCGCCCCGAGGTGCGCAACGCGTTCCGCCCCCACACGGTCGACGAGCTCTACCGCGTGCTCGACCACGCCCGCATGACGTCCGACGTCGGCACGGTGCTGCTCACGGGCAACGGCCCCTCGGAGCGCGACGGCGGCTGGGCGTTCTGCTCGGGCGGCGACCAGCGCATCCGCGGCCGGTCGGGCTACCAGTACACGACGGCCCCGGACGGCGGTGGTGAGGTCGAGACGCGCGACGCCGTCGATCCCGCCCGCGCCGGGCGGCTGCACATCCTCGAGGTGCAGCGCCTCATCCGCACCATGCCCAAGGTCGTCATCGCCGTCGTCGACGGCTGGGCCGCGGGCGGCGGGCACTCGCTGCACGTCGTCGCCGACCTGTCGATCGCGTGCCGCGACCACGCCCGCTTCAAGCAGACCGACGCGAACGTCGGCTCGTTCGACGGCGGCTACGGGTCGGCCTACCTGGCCCGCCAGGTGGGCCAGAAGCGCGCCCGCGAGATCTTCTTCCTCGCCCGCGAGTACTCCGCCGACGACGCCGAGCGCTGGGGCGCCGTCAACGAGGTCGCCGAGCACGCCGACGTCGAGGAGCTCGCGCTGGAGCACGCGGCCATCATCGCCACGAAGTCACCGCAGGCGATCCGCATGCTGAAGTTCGCGTTCAACCTGGCCGACGACGGCCTCATGGGCCAGCAGGTCTTCGCCGGCGAGGCCACGCGCCTGGCGTACCTGACCGACGAGGCCGTCGAGGGGCGCGACGCGTTCCTGGAGAAGCGCGACCCGGACTGGAGCCGGTTCCCGTACGCCTTCTGA
- a CDS encoding DUF4229 domain-containing protein: MPLVVYSLWRLALLAVVFVVVWAAGADPLLAGVVAVVVAALVSYLLLRRQRDASAAWIAQRVASRTKHQTAFSRAVAEDEAAEDEAAS; encoded by the coding sequence GTGCCACTCGTCGTGTACTCCCTCTGGCGGCTCGCGCTCCTCGCGGTCGTGTTCGTCGTCGTGTGGGCGGCCGGTGCGGACCCGCTGCTCGCGGGCGTCGTCGCCGTCGTCGTCGCCGCGCTGGTGAGCTACCTGCTGCTGCGCCGGCAGCGCGACGCGAGCGCCGCCTGGATCGCGCAGCGCGTGGCGTCCCGCACGAAGCACCAGACCGCGTTCTCCCGCGCGGTGGCCGAGGACGAGGCGGCGGAGGACGAGGCCGCGAGCTGA
- a CDS encoding PLD nuclease N-terminal domain-containing protein, whose protein sequence is MPRVILTLAIIGLAVYALADLAGARKEETGGLPKWLWAVLIVVVPVIGGLAWIIFRRASGPAAAPQGGRGRQSSGPRREGPLAPDDDPEFLWRLKQQAERERRRREGRTGDPGDPTH, encoded by the coding sequence ATGCCCCGCGTGATCCTCACCCTCGCCATCATCGGCCTCGCCGTCTACGCGCTGGCCGACCTCGCCGGCGCGCGCAAGGAGGAGACGGGCGGGCTGCCCAAGTGGCTGTGGGCGGTGCTGATCGTGGTGGTGCCCGTGATCGGCGGGCTCGCGTGGATCATCTTCCGGCGCGCGTCCGGCCCCGCGGCGGCACCGCAGGGCGGGCGGGGCCGGCAGAGCAGCGGCCCGCGCCGCGAGGGCCCCCTCGCACCCGACGACGACCCCGAGTTCCTGTGGCGCCTCAAGCAGCAGGCGGAGCGGGAGCGCCGCCGCCGCGAGGGCCGCACCGGCGACCCGGGCGACCCGACGCACTGA
- the ccsB gene encoding c-type cytochrome biogenesis protein CcsB, which produces MTTAQIGELSTLLVWGALVSLTIALVAFAVDLARRTDVRAEHRVAEPALVGASQDAAPRAQADLPTAPPRRRAAGIAMSTTSLGALLLLAGIVTRGIAAGRTPWANMYEFTLVGSFVAVAVFLVVNARRDVRFLGAFVTGLAAVFLTLGLNVFYIAAMGVQPALQSYWLVLHVGVAITATGVFTVAFTASVLQLLRTARDAGSGWLGTWHWLDRVPAPASLEALSFRLNAVGFVLWTFTIIGGAIWAEHAWGRYWGWDPKETWSFVIWVVYAAYLHARTTRGWSGSRAAWFVVVGFACVLWNFTGVNLVFNGKHSYSGL; this is translated from the coding sequence ATGACCACCGCGCAGATCGGCGAGCTGTCCACGCTGCTCGTCTGGGGCGCGCTCGTGTCGCTGACGATCGCGCTCGTCGCCTTCGCCGTCGACCTCGCCCGTCGCACCGACGTGCGCGCCGAGCACCGCGTCGCCGAGCCCGCTCTCGTCGGGGCGTCGCAGGACGCCGCCCCGCGCGCGCAGGCCGACCTCCCCACCGCGCCCCCGCGTCGTCGGGCCGCCGGCATCGCCATGTCCACGACGTCGCTCGGCGCGCTGCTGCTGCTCGCGGGGATCGTGACCCGCGGCATCGCCGCGGGCCGCACCCCGTGGGCGAACATGTACGAGTTCACGCTCGTCGGGTCGTTCGTGGCGGTCGCGGTGTTCCTCGTCGTCAACGCGCGCCGCGACGTGAGGTTCCTCGGGGCGTTCGTCACGGGCCTCGCCGCCGTGTTCCTCACGCTCGGGCTCAACGTCTTCTACATCGCCGCGATGGGCGTGCAGCCGGCGCTCCAGTCCTACTGGCTCGTGCTGCACGTGGGTGTCGCGATCACCGCGACAGGCGTGTTCACGGTGGCCTTCACGGCCTCGGTGCTCCAGCTGCTGCGCACCGCGCGCGACGCCGGCTCCGGCTGGCTGGGCACCTGGCACTGGCTCGACCGCGTGCCCGCGCCCGCGTCGCTCGAGGCGCTGAGCTTCCGCCTCAACGCCGTCGGGTTCGTGCTGTGGACCTTCACCATCATCGGCGGGGCCATCTGGGCCGAGCACGCCTGGGGCCGCTACTGGGGCTGGGACCCCAAGGAGACCTGGTCGTTCGTGATCTGGGTCGTCTACGCCGCCTACCTGCACGCGCGCACGACGCGCGGCTGGTCGGGCTCGCGCGCGGCGTGGTTCGTCGTCGTCGGGTTCGCGTGCGTGCTGTGGAACTTCACGGGCGTGAACCTGGTGTTCAACGGCAAGCACAGCTACTCAGGGCTCTGA
- the menD gene encoding 2-succinyl-5-enolpyruvyl-6-hydroxy-3-cyclohexene-1-carboxylic-acid synthase, translating to MSGTEAPAVTAARALVLELGLQGVRDVVLAPGSRSAPLAYALAEAADAGTVRLHVRIDERAAGFLALGLARGGALREDRGPSADEASSPAGAPVVGPRPVAVVTTSGTAVANLHPAVLEAHHTGVPLVLLTADRPHELRGTGASQTTDQVGLFGTAVRYAADVPAPDGRDGEVRDLLATTGRALAAALGLRDRNPGPVHLNLAYRDPLHPLHPLHPTIPAVAAPWPAGTRRTVAPPAPGPGADPALYGDPARTLVVAGDGAGPAARALAEAQGWPLLAEPSSGACGGPNAVRAYRSVLGVDELSREVEHVVVLGRPTLSRPVQRLLGRPDVAVTVVAPGGAPWTDAPRNAERVVDALHARWFEPGASADRGFLDRWLAASRAAAVVVDEETSTRDIPLGAAPFAALAVARAVAAATGPDDVLVVGSSNPVRDLDLVLGLDGEPGTVLAHRGLAGIDGTVSAAYGVALAGGRRTRALLGDLTFLHDVGGLLHGPLEPAADLQVVVVNDDGGSIFATLEHGELAAASDAGGRTFERVFGTPHGVDLGPLCAGYGAGYRLVTDLAGLRAALAAPGPGVDVVEVRVPRAGRLAESRALHQEIVAAARAAVAPVQDAPSR from the coding sequence GTGAGCGGCACGGAGGCGCCCGCGGTCACGGCCGCCCGGGCGCTCGTCCTCGAGCTGGGCCTGCAGGGCGTGCGCGACGTCGTGCTCGCCCCCGGGTCGCGCTCGGCGCCCCTCGCCTACGCCCTCGCCGAGGCCGCCGACGCCGGGACCGTGCGGCTCCACGTGCGCATCGACGAGCGCGCGGCCGGGTTCCTGGCGCTGGGGCTCGCGCGCGGCGGGGCGCTGCGCGAGGACCGCGGGCCGTCGGCCGACGAGGCGTCGAGCCCTGCCGGCGCCCCCGTGGTGGGCCCGCGCCCCGTCGCCGTCGTCACGACGTCGGGCACCGCCGTCGCGAACCTGCACCCGGCCGTGCTCGAGGCGCACCACACGGGCGTCCCGCTCGTGCTGCTCACCGCCGACCGGCCGCACGAGCTGCGCGGCACCGGCGCGTCCCAGACCACCGACCAGGTCGGCCTCTTCGGAACGGCCGTGCGCTACGCCGCCGACGTCCCCGCCCCCGACGGCCGCGACGGCGAGGTCCGCGACCTGCTCGCGACGACGGGACGGGCGCTCGCGGCGGCCCTCGGGCTGCGCGACCGGAACCCGGGCCCGGTCCACCTCAACCTCGCGTACCGCGACCCGCTGCACCCGCTGCACCCGCTGCACCCGACGATCCCGGCCGTCGCGGCGCCGTGGCCCGCCGGGACCCGCCGCACCGTCGCGCCGCCCGCTCCCGGGCCCGGCGCGGACCCCGCGCTGTACGGCGACCCTGCCCGCACGCTCGTCGTCGCCGGCGACGGCGCCGGGCCCGCCGCGCGGGCGCTCGCCGAGGCGCAGGGCTGGCCCCTGCTCGCCGAGCCCTCCTCGGGCGCGTGCGGCGGGCCGAACGCGGTCCGTGCGTACCGGTCGGTGCTGGGCGTCGACGAGCTCTCCCGCGAGGTCGAGCACGTCGTGGTGCTGGGCCGGCCGACGCTGTCCCGCCCCGTGCAGCGGCTGCTCGGGCGGCCCGACGTCGCCGTCACCGTCGTCGCCCCGGGCGGCGCGCCCTGGACCGACGCGCCGCGCAACGCCGAGCGCGTGGTCGACGCGCTGCACGCGCGGTGGTTCGAGCCGGGCGCGTCGGCGGACCGTGGCTTCCTGGACCGCTGGCTCGCCGCCTCGCGCGCGGCCGCCGTCGTCGTCGACGAGGAGACCTCGACCCGCGACATCCCCCTCGGCGCGGCGCCCTTCGCCGCGCTCGCCGTCGCCCGTGCGGTCGCCGCCGCGACCGGACCCGACGACGTCCTCGTCGTCGGCTCCTCCAACCCGGTGCGCGACCTCGACCTCGTCCTCGGGCTCGACGGCGAGCCCGGCACGGTGCTCGCCCACCGGGGCCTCGCGGGCATCGACGGGACCGTGTCCGCCGCCTACGGCGTCGCGCTCGCCGGCGGGCGGCGCACGCGCGCCCTGCTGGGCGACCTCACGTTCCTGCACGACGTCGGCGGCCTCCTGCACGGCCCGCTGGAACCCGCGGCCGACCTCCAGGTCGTCGTCGTCAACGACGACGGCGGCTCGATCTTCGCGACGCTCGAGCACGGCGAGCTCGCCGCGGCGTCCGACGCCGGGGGCCGCACGTTCGAGCGCGTCTTCGGCACGCCGCACGGCGTCGACCTCGGCCCGTTGTGCGCCGGGTACGGTGCCGGATACCGGCTGGTCACGGACCTGGCCGGGCTGCGCGCGGCGCTCGCCGCGCCGGGTCCCGGCGTCGACGTCGTCGAGGTGCGCGTGCCCCGGGCGGGAAGACTGGCGGAGTCGCGGGCGCTGCACCAGGAGATCGTCGCCGCGGCCCGTGCCGCGGTGGCCCCCGTGCAGGACGCGCCATCACGGTGA